Proteins from a single region of Lates calcarifer isolate ASB-BC8 linkage group LG19, TLL_Latcal_v3, whole genome shotgun sequence:
- the fabp7a gene encoding fatty acid binding protein 7, brain, a yields the protein MVDAFCATWKLVDSQNFDDYMKALGVGFATRQVGNVTKPTVAISQDGDKVVVKTLSTFRNTEISSKLGEEFDETTPDDRHVKSTFTMEGDKLVQVQKWDGKETKFVREIKDGKMVMTLTFEGVQAVRTYEKA from the exons ATGGTTGATGCTTTCTGCGCTACATGGAAACTGGTCGACAGCCAGAACTTTGATGACTATATGAAGGCACTTG gTGTTGGTTTTGCCACAAGACAAGTGGGCAATGTCACTAAACCAACAGTAGCGATCAGCCAAGATGGGGATAAAGTAGTGGTGAAGACCCTGAGCAccttcagaaacacagagatctCCTCCAAACTGGGAGAGGAGTTTGACGAGACCACACCTGATGACCGACACGTCAAG TCTACCTTCACCATGGAGGGAGACAAACTTGTGCAGGTGCAGAAGTGGGACGGGAAAGAGACCAAATTTGTCAGAGAAATCAAGGACGGGAAGATGGTGATG ACTTTAACCTTTGAGGGAGTCCAGGCAGTCCGCACATACGAGAAAGCCTGA